The following proteins are co-located in the Desulfatirhabdium butyrativorans DSM 18734 genome:
- a CDS encoding dynamin family protein translates to MYVSSPVRREWMDILSFTEKGFQDLSPLDESRIERTPYTFASAASKVGDIRRRYDEPFRIAVVGDFKAGKSAFLNAILGGKDIVIEGVTPTTGAVTELWWSEEEGGEVIVGHDDKVETIYVGSLADVSKYSDQRTEQGRSISGKGARVVLRLNLSLLNPHDQGLARPRA, encoded by the coding sequence ATGTACGTTTCCTCGCCTGTCCGTAGAGAATGGATGGATATTCTGTCGTTCACGGAAAAAGGGTTCCAAGACTTGTCGCCGCTTGATGAGTCCCGAATTGAACGCACGCCTTACACATTTGCAAGCGCTGCTAGCAAGGTGGGTGATATTCGTAGGCGATACGACGAGCCCTTCCGCATCGCAGTCGTGGGAGACTTCAAAGCAGGTAAAAGTGCCTTTCTGAACGCCATTCTTGGCGGCAAGGATATTGTCATTGAAGGCGTTACGCCCACAACCGGGGCTGTTACCGAGTTGTGGTGGTCGGAAGAGGAAGGCGGCGAGGTGATCGTCGGTCACGATGACAAAGTAGAAACCATATATGTCGGATCGCTCGCCGATGTTTCAAAATATTCCGATCAACGCACGGAACAGGGTCGTTCGATTTCGGGAAAAGGCGCACGGGTAGTCTTGCGCCTCAATCTGTCTCTCCTAAACCCTCA